In bacterium, a single genomic region encodes these proteins:
- a CDS encoding carcinine hydrolase/isopenicillin-N N-acyltransferase family protein, producing MKRLFLLFVLSILLTSSFLSSAVFDGKTSGVEIPVDISEKLEGASGVTFSLWFKRNPKGLNKRSEMLSLSIVATYTKVGIGFLSDNTIQFGGATELLEIFKNVRTVNKWTDTKWHHLVGVLDLNKKEAHIYVDGVLQEVTGDIKNIKSSVFPKRAGERNTIGVDVGLKYYFLGELKGVAIYKRALTESEINLLNVIGENITESEIESSIFLWRGDVEPSLSTAVKKEEEIEKILKTPILDEVKMIEFSGSSQELGKLWGGITKDIIQRSVANYIKSAEKNKISLEQLEKIAQPNKDILKEIAPHWIEERRARAEAAGVSPDIYLHFTLNSGFIGAQPRGAKWNLDLIEHECTSYAVSGESAENNGTFYHKTRDNTPSIQRGYIMIKNTPGVYKYIQAGSIAVNEKGLALSSDFGGPRPKTPKYRVRANLLNYILEKAENCEEALAILQNFVEKGWLTGGRIGQRWTLVDRFGNILDVTNSSDKGSVEFQFIKGKPHITRPSAQRLLETKTPISFLTFHDVGRDTLVKASISGMSVDIHPEYPEYLTIVWICFPARSVPFPLFMGGKKTPLALFDGTVNDVGINTNLPPDKLRKLEKVLYEEGKKFQNQLYKMIKEGKEKEVSDVIDEWVKNYTKRHLKTLGAMK from the coding sequence TTTCATTATGGTTTAAAAGAAATCCAAAAGGGTTGAATAAACGTAGCGAAATGTTAAGCCTAAGCATTGTTGCAACCTATACCAAGGTAGGGATAGGTTTTTTATCTGATAACACCATACAATTTGGTGGAGCTACTGAACTGCTCGAGATTTTTAAGAACGTTAGAACTGTAAATAAGTGGACAGATACAAAATGGCACCATTTGGTGGGCGTATTGGACTTAAATAAAAAAGAAGCTCATATCTATGTTGATGGAGTTTTGCAGGAAGTAACAGGAGATATAAAAAATATAAAATCTTCTGTATTTCCCAAAAGAGCAGGGGAGAGAAATACTATTGGTGTTGATGTAGGATTAAAGTACTATTTTCTCGGGGAGCTGAAAGGTGTTGCTATTTATAAGAGGGCTTTAACAGAATCAGAAATAAATCTTCTAAACGTTATTGGAGAAAATATTACAGAATCAGAAATAGAGTCTTCTATATTTTTATGGAGAGGCGATGTTGAACCTTCTCTCTCAACTGCGGTTAAAAAAGAAGAAGAGATAGAAAAAATATTAAAGACACCTATTCTTGATGAAGTAAAAATGATAGAATTTTCTGGTTCATCGCAAGAGTTAGGAAAGTTGTGGGGAGGAATAACAAAAGATATTATTCAAAGGTCGGTTGCTAATTATATCAAATCAGCAGAAAAAAACAAAATTTCATTAGAACAACTTGAAAAAATTGCACAACCAAACAAAGATATTTTAAAAGAAATCGCTCCACACTGGATTGAAGAAAGAAGAGCAAGGGCAGAAGCCGCTGGAGTGTCTCCAGATATATATTTGCATTTTACCCTAAATTCTGGATTTATAGGTGCTCAACCGAGAGGTGCAAAATGGAATTTAGATTTAATTGAACACGAATGTACCTCTTATGCTGTGTCTGGGGAAAGTGCAGAAAATAATGGGACTTTTTACCATAAAACACGAGATAATACTCCGAGTATTCAGAGGGGGTATATTATGATAAAAAATACTCCCGGTGTGTACAAATATATTCAAGCAGGTAGTATAGCAGTTAATGAAAAAGGGCTTGCTCTCTCGAGTGATTTTGGCGGACCCAGACCAAAAACTCCAAAATATAGAGTAAGGGCTAATCTTCTGAATTATATTCTTGAAAAAGCTGAAAATTGTGAGGAAGCGCTTGCAATTCTGCAGAACTTTGTTGAGAAAGGGTGGCTTACAGGTGGTAGGATAGGGCAGAGGTGGACACTTGTTGACCGTTTTGGTAACATACTTGATGTTACAAATAGTTCAGATAAAGGTTCTGTTGAGTTCCAATTTATTAAAGGAAAACCTCATATCACAAGACCTTCAGCACAAAGGTTGTTAGAAACTAAAACTCCTATATCGTTTCTCACGTTCCACGATGTTGGTAGAGATACCCTTGTAAAGGCAAGTATCTCTGGTATGTCGGTTGATATACATCCAGAATACCCTGAGTACTTGACAATAGTTTGGATATGTTTCCCTGCTCGTTCTGTTCCTTTTCCGCTTTTTATGGGTGGTAAGAAAACTCCTTTAGCACTTTTTGATGGGACGGTTAACGATGTGGGTATAAACACTAATTTACCTCCTGATAAGTTGAGAAAACTTGAGAAAGTCTTGTATGAGGAAGGAAAAAAATTCCAAAACCAACTTTATAAGATGATAAAGGAAGGTAAAGAGAAAGAGGTTTCTGATGTTATAGATGAATGGGTAAAAAATTACACAAAACGTCATCTTAAAACTCTCGGAGCAATGAAATAA